From the genome of Streptomyces xanthophaeus:
ATGCTGGCCATGGGGGCGTTCCTGGTGTGCGCGCTGGCCGTGCCGACCGCGTTCGGCGCCGGCGGGATCGCCTTCGGCCTGGGGTACGTGTTCGTGGTCCTCGTGCACAGCGCCCTCTACACGCAGGCGCACGGGTTCGGAGTGCTCTGGTTCGCGCTCCCCAACATGCTGTGCGCGCTGTCGGTGCTGGCCGCCGGGTTCTTCGACGGGCCGCCCGCCTGGGGGCTGTGGATGCTCGCCCTGCTGATCCAGTTCGCCGTACCGCAGCTGGTGCAGCGGGTGGCGGCGAGCGGGGCGGAGCCCGCCGAGGCCGTGGCCGCGGTGACGACCGTCAGCGACCAGCTCGGCGGTATGAGCTCCGGGCACCTCGTGGAGCGGCACGGATTGCTGCTGATCATCGTCTTCGGCGAGTCCGTCATCGCGATCGGCATCGGAACCGGCTCGCTGCCGCTGTCCCTGGGGATCGCCGGGGGCGCCTTCCTCGCGCTCGCCGTCGCGTCGGCGCTGTGGTGGATGTACTTCGTGCGCGACGAGGGCCGGGCCGAGGAGGTCTTCGCCGAGACGCCGCCCGAGAACCGTTTCAAGCTGGCGATGCTCGCCTACTACTACGCCTTCCTGCCCATGCTGCTCGGGATCGCCGCCTTCGCGGCCGGGGTCAAGAAGACCATCGGGCACCTGGGCGAGCACCTGTACACCGGCCCGGCACTCGCCCTGGCGGGCGGGGTCGCCGTCTACCTCGCCGGCGACCTGGCCTTCCGGGCCGTCCTCGGGATCGGCCCGGCCCGGTTCCGGGCGGCGGCGCTGGTGCTCGTCCTGGCGACGGTCCCGGTCGGCACGGGCGCCTCCGGGCTGTGGCAGCTGGTGGCGCTCGTCGTCGTGCTGCTGGGGACGCTGGGAGCCGAGGTCCGCTGGACCCCGGGCTGCACCGCGACCCCTACGGGCAGCTGATGACCTGGCCCGCGTAGGAGAGGTTGCCGCCGAAGCCGAAGAGGAGGACGGGGGCGCCGGAGGGGATCTCGCCGCGCTGGACCAGCTTCGACAGGGCCATCGGGATGCTGGCGGCCGAGGTGTTGCCGGAGTCGACGACATCGCGGGCGACGACGGCGTTGACGGCGCCGATCTTCGCGGCGAGCGGCTCGATGATCCGCAGGTTGGCCTGGTGGAGGACGACCGCGGCCAGGTCCTCCGGGGTGATCCCGGCCTTCTCGCACACCTTGCGGGCGAGCGGCGGCAGCTGGCTGGTGGTCCAGCGGTAGACGGACTGGCCCTCCTGGGCGAAGACCGGCGGCGAGCCCTCGATCCGGACCGCGTTGCCCATCTCGGGGACCGAACCCCACAGGACCGGGCCGATGCCCGGCTCCTCGCAGGCTTCGACGACGGCCGCGCCCGCTCCGTCGCCGGTGAGCACGCAGGTGGTGCGGTCGCTCCAGTCGGTGATCTCGGTCATCTTGTCGGCACCGATGACCAGGGCGCGGGTGGCGGAGCCGGCCCGGATGGCGTGGTCGGCGGTGGCCAGGGCGTGGGTGAAGCCCGAGCAGACGACGTTGATGTCCATCACGGCGGGGCCGCCACCCATGCCCAGCTTGGCGGCGACGCGCGCGGCCATGTTGGGCGAGCGGTCGATCGCCGTGGACGTGGCGACCAGCACCAGGTCGATGTCGTCCGGGGTCAGGCCGGCGCCGGCCAGCGCCTTGCCCGCTGCCTGGTAGGCCAGTTCGTCCACCGGTTCGTCCGGTCCCGCCATGTGGCGCGTGCGGATGCCGACGCGGGACCGGATCCACTCGTCGGTGGTGTCGACCATGGCCGCGAGGTCCTCGTTGGTGAGCACTTTCGCGGGCTGGTAGTGCCCTAGCGCCACCACGCGTGAACCGGTCATGGGCGGGGTCCCCCCTTGTACGGAAGTCAGGATCACCCAGCTTTGCCTGCTACTGGTGGGTACGGGTGCGTGTGACCCGACAGGATTCCGGCCCCGGATTTTGGAGCTTCCCGAGGATCCACCTGCCGGGGGCGTCGCAGGAAGCGGAACCGCGACAATGAGCTTGTCGGAATCGGGCGGGAACAGAAGGGGTGTGCTGATCACCATGGGACGGGTCACCGAGCGTCGTCGCGTCGTCCGGATCCGGAACGGCGCGGTGGGTGTCCGGCCGGACACGCTGGTGGCCGAGGAGCCGCTGGAGATACGGCTGAACGGCAAACCGCTGGCCATCACGATGCGTACGCCGGGCGACGACTTCGCCCTGGCGGTGGGCTTCCTGGTCAGCGAGGGGGTGCTCGCGGCCGCCTCGGACGTGCAGGCCGTCACCTACTGCGAGGGGGCGACCGAGGACGGTTCGAACACCTACAACGTGGTGAACGTCCAGCTGGCCGCCGGGGTCCCGGTGCCCGACATCACGCTGGAGCGGAACGTCTACACCACCTCCTCCTGCGGCCTGTGCGGGAAGGCCAGCCTGGACGCGGTCCGTACGGCGACCCGCTTCCCGGGGATCGCCGGCGATCCGGTACGGGTGCCCGCGGAGGTCCTCAGCGCGATGCCGGACCGGCTGCGCGCGGCCCAGAAGGTCTTCGACCGTACGGGCGGACTGCACGCGGCCGGACTGTTCACGGCCCAGGGCGAGCTGCTCGACCTGCGGGAGGACGTCGGCCGGCACAACGCGGTGGACAAGATCGTGGGCCGGGCGTACCAATCCGGGAGGCTCCCGCTGGCGGGCGCGGTCCTGCTGGTGTCGGGCCGGGCCTCGTTCGAGCTCGTGCAGAAGGCCGTGATGGCGGGCATCCCGGTGCTGGCGGCCGTCTCGGCGCCGTCCTCGCTGGCGGTGGACCTGGCGCTGGAGTCGGGGATGACGCTGGTCGGCTTCCTGCGGGGGCCGGACATGAACATCTACGCGGGCGAGGAGCGGATCACCCTGTAGCGGTACGCCGGAACGTCTCCTTGGCGCCGCGTCCGTCGGCGAGGAACCTGGCCCACACGTCGCTGCCGTCTCCTGCGGTGCCCCCCTTGCCGGTGCCGTGGAGGGTGAACCAGCCGTCGCAGGCCTGTACCGCGGGCGTTCCGTCGACGGGGAACTTGATCAGGATCTGGATTCCCGGGTCCTCGTCGGAGTGCCGATCCATGACCCAGGTGCCCTCGCCGGTGAACGTGACCTGGCTCGGTATCCGGATGCACGACCAACCCGGTGCGTCCGTGAGGCGGACGCGGCCGTCGGCCAGCACTTCGAGCCGGCCTCCGCGGTCGCCCTGCCACGTGCCGGTGACGTCCTGCGCCGCGAGCGGCACGGAGGGTTTGCTGTCTTCCGGGTCGAGGGACAGGGCCAGCCGGATCACCAGAAGGACCAGCAGGCCGAATAACACGAGCACCCCGCGGGCGAGGTTCTGCACGTCAGCGCCCCCGGCGGGCGCGGCGGCCGGACTGCGCGGCCGGCTTCGGTGTCGGCGGGTCGATGCGGTGCAGGTCCAGGGTGGGCGGGACCGGGGTGGTGCCCGGGCCGCCGGATTCGGCCCAGGCGATGATCTCGTCGGTCGCGGTGTCGTCCAGGGCCCAGCCGAACCAGGTCGCGCGGGCGCCGCGGCGGCGGGCCTCGGTGGTGGGCTGGACCACGATGACGTTGGCCTGGGCGCAGGGGCCGAGGCACTCGCTCGTACGGACGGCCAGGCGGCCCCCGGAGGCGGCGGCGGCCTCGCGCAGCCGGGCCAGCTGACCGGCGTGGTCGGAGCCGGGGTTCTTGCGGGGGTCACCGCAGCAGCAGCCGCGGCAGACCACCAGCGTGCAGGGGCGTTCGGCGTGGGCGGCGAGCGGGCGTATCCAGGTCACCACCGAACGTTAACGGGCCCGCGGCGCGGGCTGTTGGCGCGCGGGCGAGACGTCCGCCACACGGTCAGCGGTGAGTTCGGGCAGCGGGTCCTGGGCGCGGCGCCGGGCGATGACCGCACAGACCATCAGCTGCATCTGGTGGAAGAGCATCAGCGGGAGCACGGCGAGGGCGGCATGGGCCCCGAACAGCACGCTGGCCATGGGGAGTCCGGCGGCCAGGCTCTTCTTCGACCCGGCGAACTGGATGGCGATGCGGTCCGCGCGGCCGAAGCCGAGGCGGGCGGCGCCGTACCAGGTGGCGAGGAGCATGACGGTGAGGAGTACGGCCTCCACCAGCATCAGGGCGGCGAGCCGCGGGAGGCTCACCCGGTGCCAGATGCCCGCGACCACGCCCGCGCTGAAGGCGGCGTAGACGACGAGCAGGATCGAGCCGCGGTCGACGTAGCCGAGAACCTGCTTGTGGCGGACGAGGAAGCCGCCGGCCCAGGGGCGCAGGGCCTGTCCGAGGAGGAAGGGCAGCAGGAGCTGGAGGGTGATCTTGAGGAGGGAGTCGAGGGAGAAGCCGCCCGCGTCGCCGCCGAGCAGGGCGGCGGCCAGGAGGGGGGTGAGGACGATGCCGGCCAGGCTGGAGAAGGAGCCCGCGCAGATCGCGGCGGGGACGTTGCCGCGGGCGATCGAGGTGAAGGCGATGGAGGACTGCACGGTCGAGGGGACCAGGCAGAGGAAGAGCAGGCCGCCGTAGAGGGGGGCGGTGAGCAGGCCGGGAACGAGGCCGCGGGCGGCGAGGCCGAGGAGCGGGAAGAGTACGAAGGTGCAGGCGAGCACGGTGAGGTGGAGCCGCCAGTGGCGCAGGCCGTCGAGGGCTTCGCGGGTGGAGAGCCGGGCGCCGTAGAGGAAGAAGAGCAGGGCCACGGCCGCGGTGGAGGCGAGGTCGGCGGCGGTGGCGGCCGGGCCGCGGGCGGGGAGCAGGGCGGCGAGGCCCACGGTGGCGAGCAGGGCCAGGATGTACGGGTCCAGGGGCAGCCGGGCGGGGAGGTGCGGGCGGCGCATGCGGGGGTGCTCACTTGCTGTCGGGGCGGGGTGCTCGGGGTGCTCCCTTCATGGTCGGCGGTGGGCGTTCATCGGGAAACCCGCACACCGCACTCACTGCCATCGTGATCCGTGATGAGCGGCTACCGTGGCGGTATGTACGACCCTGTCCAGCTGCGAACCTTCCTCACGGTGGCCCAGACGCTCAGCTTCACGCAGGCCGCGGGGCGGCTCGGCGTGGGACAGTCCACGGTCAGCCAGCACGTGCGGCGGCTGGAGGAGGCGACCGGGCGGCCGCTGTTCGTCCGGGACACGCACAGCGTGGGGCTGACGGAGGACGGCGAGGCGCTGCTCGGCTTCGCGCGGACGATCCTGGAGGCGAACGAGCGGGCGGCGGCCTTCTTCGCGGGGACGCGGCTGCGCGGCCGGCTGCGGTTCGGGGCCTCCGAGGACTTCGTACTGACGCGCCTTCCGGAGATCCTCGAAGGGTTCCGGCACGAGCACCCCGAGGTGGACCTGGAGCTCTCGGTGGAGCTCTCCGGGACACTGCACGAGCGGCTGGACGCGGGGCGTCTCGACCTGGTGCTGGCGAAACGGCGGGGGCCGGGGGACGAGCGGGGCCGGCTCGTCTGGCGGGACCGGATGGTGTGGATCGGCGCGGACGGGCTGCGGGTGGACCCGGAGCGCCCTGTTCCTTTGATCGTCTTCCCGCCGCCGGGCATCACCCGCGCCCGGGCGCTGGAGGTGCTGGAGCGGGACGGGCGGGCGTGGCGGATCGCGTGCACGAGCGGCAGCCTGAGCGGCCTGGTCGCGGCGGCCCGGGCCGGGCTCGGCGTGATGGCGCACGCCCGGGGGCTGATCCCGCCGGGGCTGGTGCGGGTCGGCGGGCTGCCGGAGCTCGGGCCGGTGGAGTTCGCCCTGCTCCGGGGGCCGCGTCCGTCGGCCGCGGCCGAGGCGCTGGCCGCGGCCGTGCTCTCCGGCGCGGACCGGCTCAGTCGCACGTCAACGGCGTGAACACCGTGATCACTGGGGAGGTCTTGTGGAGGTATCCGAAGGCCGGTCACCCCCTGTTGACCATGCGGTACGTTCACCGCGGCGCGCGGAGAGGAGCGGGGCCTTGCGCGAGATCACCGTCCCACCCGTCGTCACGGGCGCACCCGTCGGCGGCCTGGCCGACATCGTCTTCCAGCACGCTCGCGAGGAGCCGGACCGGGTGGTTCTCGGCCGGAAGACCGACGGGGCCTGGGGGGACGTGACGTCCCGGGAGCTGGCCGCCGAGGTGCTCGCGCTCGCCCGGGGGCTGCTGGCCCAGGGGGTGCGCTTCGGGGACCGGGTCGCCGTCATGTCCCGCACCCGGTACGAGTGGACCCTCTTCGACTTCGCCCTGTGGGCGATCGGCGCCCAGCCCGTCCCGGTGTACCCGACGTCCTCCGCCGATCAGGTCCACTGGATCCTCTTCGACTCCGACTGCACGGCCTGCGTGGTCGAGGACGAGAACCAGGCCATGACGGTGGGGTCGGTCATCGACCGGCTCCCCCACCTGCGCCGGCTGTGGCAGCTCGACGCCGGGGCCGTGGAGGGGCTGGTCGCCGACGGCCGCGGGGTCGCCGAGGACGTCGTGCACCGCCACCGGGGTGCGGTGACGCCCGACGCGACCGCCACCGTCATCTACACCTCCGGGACGACGGGCCGGCCGAAGGGATGCGTGCTCACGCACGCCAACTTCATGTACGAGACCGACACCCTGGTCAGCCGCTGGGAGTCGGTCTTCCAGGCCCGGCAGGGCGAGGAGCCGTCCACCTTGCTCTTCCTGCCGCTGGCGCACGTGTTCGGGCGGATGGTGGAGGTGGCCGCCGTCCGGGCGCGGGTGAAGCTGGGCCACCAACCGGTGCTGGCCGCCGCCGAGTTGCTGCCGGACCTCGCCGCCTTCCGGCCGACCTTCGTGCTGGGCGTCCCGTACGTCTTCGAGAAGATCTTCGCGGGCGCCCGCCGCAAGGCGGAGGCGGAGGGGCGTACGGGCCCCTTCGACCGGGCGGTGGAGACGGCCGTGCGCTACGCGGAGGCGCGCGAGCGCAAGGCCTTCGGAGCCGGGCCGGGGCCCTCGGCCGCGCTGCGCATGGAGCACCAGCTCTTCGACCGGCTCGTGTACGGGAAGGTGCGCGACGCGATGGGCGGCCGGGTGCGGCACGCCATGTCGGGCGGGTCGGCGATGTCGCGCCGCCTGGGGCTGTTCCTCGACGGGGCCGGGATCACGGTGTTCGAGGGGTACGGGCTGACCGAGTCCTGCGCGGCGGCCACCGCGAACCCGCCCGGTGCGACCAAGTACGGCACGGTGGGGCGGCCGATCCCGGGCAGTACGGTGCACATCGCGGACGACGGGGAGGTCTGGCTGCACGGCAGCCACATCTTCTCCGGCTACCTCAACGACCCCCGCGCCACGGAGGCGGTCCTGCGCGGCGGCTGGCTGGCCACCGGGGACCTGGGCCGGCTGGACGCCGACGGGTACCTGACCATCACCGGGCGCAAGAAGGACATCCTGGTGACCTCCAACGGCAAGAGCGTCGCGCCCGCCGCGCTGGAGGAGCGGGTCCGTTCGCATCCGCTGGTGTCGCAGTGCGTGCTGGTGGGCAACGACCGGCCGTACATCGCGGCGCTGCTCACCCTGGACATGGACGGGATAGCGCACTGGCTGTCGATGCGCGGGCGGCCGCAGCTGCCGGCCGCGCAGCTGGTGGGTGACCCCGAGCTGACGGCGGAGGTGCGCCGGGCGGTGGTGGCCGCGAACACCCTGGTCTCACAGGCGGAGGCGATCCGCACCTTCCGGGTGCTGGGCGAGCAGTTCACGGAGGAGCGGGGGCTGCTGACCCCCTCGCTGAAGCTCAAGCGCCGGGCGATCGAGAAGGCGTACGCGAAGGAGGTCGCGGCCCTGTACTCCTCCTGACCAGGAATCTGACGGTTCGTCATTTCTACCCGTCGACAATATTGACGATCCGTCAGGTCACGCACAGAATGCGGGGATTCCAACCGGAGGGGATCCCCGACATGTTGCGACCGATCCGCATCCTGGCCGCCGCGGCGGCGGCCCTCGCGCTCGTCTCCGCCTGCAACTCCGCCTCCACCAACGGGACCTCCCCCGGCAAGCCCGGCGACGCGCCGGGCAACTCCCGGGGGGTGAGCGCCGATTCGATCAAGGTCGGCGGGATCGTGTCGATGACCAGCGCCAGCGGCTACAGCAAGAAGGACACCGACCTCGGCGCCAAGGCCCGCTATCTCCGGGCCAACGCCGAGGGCGGGATCAACGGACGCAAGATCGACTACCTCGGCGCGGAGGACGACGGCCAGGACCCCGCCAAGAACCTGGCGGCCGCCCGCAAACTCGTCCAGCAGGACAAGGTCTTCGCCGTCTCCCCCATGAGCTCGGTGACCTTCTCCGGCGCGGACTTCCTGGAGCAGGAGAAGGTCCCCACCTTCGGCTGGGGCACCCTGCCCGCCTTCTGCGGCCCCCGGCACATCTACGGCTTCAACGGCTGCCTGGTCCCCACCCCCGGCGGCACCCTCAACCAGACCTGGCCCGAGGGCATCGGCCAGATACTCGGCGGGGCCCAGGGCAGAACCGTCGCGATCATCGCCAACGACAGCGACGCCGGAAAGTTCGGCATCCGGACCTTCCAGCAGGGCTTCACCAGTGCCGGGTTCAAGGTCTCCTACGCCAAGGCCTCCGTGCCCGCCACCGCCGTCCCGAGCGACTGGTCCGCGTACGTGAAGGAGATCCTCACCGGCAACGACGGCAAGGCCCCGGACGCCGTCGTCTCCGTCATGCAGACCCCGAACAACATCGGACTGTTCACCGCGCTCAAGCGCAGCGGCTACCAGGGGCTGCTCTCCGACCCGACCGACTACGACCCCGGGCTGCTCGCCAAGGACGCCACCAAGCAGGCCCTCGACGGGGTGCACGTGCTGCTGCAGTTCCAGCCCTTCGAGTCGGCCGACCCGAAGATGGCGCAGTTCAAGGCCGACATCAAGGCGGCGGCGGGCGGCCAGGACGTGCCTTTGAACATGCACATGTTGACCGGGTACATGTCGGCCGACCTCTTCCTGTCCATCGCGCAGAAGGCCGGCAAGAACCTGACCGTCGAGTCCTTCCAGGCCGCCGCGCAGGGCTTCTCCGACACCGGCACGCTCGTCGGCGACCGCGCGCTGCCCAAGGGGCAGAAGGAAAGCTTCGGCTGCGGGGCGCTCGTACAGCTGAAGAACGGCGCGTACGAGGTCTCCGTACCGTTCAAGTGCTACGAACCGATCCCCTTCAAGTAGGGCCGCGGCATGGGGGATCTGCTCGTCTTCGTGCTGAGCGGTCTGGTCTCCGGCGCCCTGTACGCACTGCTCGCCACCGGGCTGGTGCTGTCGTACTCGGCGTCCGGACTGTTCAACTTCGCGCACGGGGCCACCGCCTACCTGTGCGCGCTCACCTTCTACGAGCTGCACTCGGGGCTGGGCTGGCCCGCCGTCCCGGCCGCCCTGCTGGTGGTCTTCGTCCTGGCCCCCGGTCTCGGCTGGGGGCTGGACCGGCTGATGTTCCGGCGGCTCGCCCGGGTCGGCGAGACCGCGCAGATCGTGGCCACCATCGGGCTGCTGGTGGCGCTGCCGGCCGCCGGGCTGTGGGCGGTGGAACTGCTGGCGGAGGCGGGTGCGCCGGTGAAGCCCGCGGAGAACCAGTTCGGGCTGCCGGGAGTGGGGCCCAGCCCGGCGAGGTCCTGGCAGCTCGCGGACGGCGTCGGCATCGACTCCGACCAGCTGATCACCTGGGTGGTGACGGCGCTGGTGGCGGTGACCCTGTGGGTGCTGATGCGGCATACCCGTCTGGGGCTGCACCTGCGGGCCGCCGTCGACAACCGCTCACTGACCGAGCTGCGCGGCATCAGCGCCGACCGGCTGTCGTCGGTGGCCTGGATGATCGCGTCGGTCCTGGCGGGGCTCGCGGGTGTGCTGGCGACCCCGCTGCTGGGGCTGTCCGCGCACGACTTCACCCTGTTCCTGTTCGTCTCGGCCACGGCGGCGGTCATCGGACGGTTCGCCTCCGTGCCGCTCGCCTTCGCGGGCGGACTCGGGCTCGGGGTGCTGCAGAACCTGGTGGCCGGGTACGCGTCCTTCGCCGAGTCCGTCACCGGCTTCCGGACGGCCGTACCGTTCCTGATCCTGTTCGGCGGGCTGCTGGTGCTGACCCGCACGGCACGTACGGCGGGGGTCGCGGCCGTCGACGCGCCGCCGGTCGACCATCTGGCCGGGGCCTCGTGGCGGCGGCGGTGGGGGGTGTGGGCTGCGGGCGCGGCAGCGCTGTGCGTGGCGCTCTACACCGTGACCACCCCCTTCTGGAGCGGCCTGCTGGCGCAGGGGCTCGCGATCGCGCTCGTGTTCATGTCCTTCACGGTGGTGACCGGGCTCGGGGCGATGGTGTCGCTGGCGC
Proteins encoded in this window:
- a CDS encoding low temperature requirement protein A — its product is MESEHRVSTLELFFDLVFVFTITQLTVLLADDLSLRGAGQVVLIFTVLFWMYGGYAHLTNQVPPDRTVRRVLLMLAMGAFLVCALAVPTAFGAGGIAFGLGYVFVVLVHSALYTQAHGFGVLWFALPNMLCALSVLAAGFFDGPPAWGLWMLALLIQFAVPQLVQRVAASGAEPAEAVAAVTTVSDQLGGMSSGHLVERHGLLLIIVFGESVIAIGIGTGSLPLSLGIAGGAFLALAVASALWWMYFVRDEGRAEEVFAETPPENRFKLAMLAYYYAFLPMLLGIAAFAAGVKKTIGHLGEHLYTGPALALAGGVAVYLAGDLAFRAVLGIGPARFRAAALVLVLATVPVGTGASGLWQLVALVVVLLGTLGAEVRWTPGCTATPTGS
- a CDS encoding beta-ketoacyl-ACP synthase III; amino-acid sequence: MTGSRVVALGHYQPAKVLTNEDLAAMVDTTDEWIRSRVGIRTRHMAGPDEPVDELAYQAAGKALAGAGLTPDDIDLVLVATSTAIDRSPNMAARVAAKLGMGGGPAVMDINVVCSGFTHALATADHAIRAGSATRALVIGADKMTEITDWSDRTTCVLTGDGAGAAVVEACEEPGIGPVLWGSVPEMGNAVRIEGSPPVFAQEGQSVYRWTTSQLPPLARKVCEKAGITPEDLAAVVLHQANLRIIEPLAAKIGAVNAVVARDVVDSGNTSAASIPMALSKLVQRGEIPSGAPVLLFGFGGNLSYAGQVISCP
- the fdhD gene encoding formate dehydrogenase accessory sulfurtransferase FdhD, with translation MGRVTERRRVVRIRNGAVGVRPDTLVAEEPLEIRLNGKPLAITMRTPGDDFALAVGFLVSEGVLAAASDVQAVTYCEGATEDGSNTYNVVNVQLAAGVPVPDITLERNVYTTSSCGLCGKASLDAVRTATRFPGIAGDPVRVPAEVLSAMPDRLRAAQKVFDRTGGLHAAGLFTAQGELLDLREDVGRHNAVDKIVGRAYQSGRLPLAGAVLLVSGRASFELVQKAVMAGIPVLAAVSAPSSLAVDLALESGMTLVGFLRGPDMNIYAGEERITL
- a CDS encoding (2Fe-2S) ferredoxin domain-containing protein → MTWIRPLAAHAERPCTLVVCRGCCCGDPRKNPGSDHAGQLARLREAAAASGGRLAVRTSECLGPCAQANVIVVQPTTEARRRGARATWFGWALDDTATDEIIAWAESGGPGTTPVPPTLDLHRIDPPTPKPAAQSGRRARRGR
- a CDS encoding bile acid:sodium symporter family protein, whose translation is MRRPHLPARLPLDPYILALLATVGLAALLPARGPAATAADLASTAAVALLFFLYGARLSTREALDGLRHWRLHLTVLACTFVLFPLLGLAARGLVPGLLTAPLYGGLLFLCLVPSTVQSSIAFTSIARGNVPAAICAGSFSSLAGIVLTPLLAAALLGGDAGGFSLDSLLKITLQLLLPFLLGQALRPWAGGFLVRHKQVLGYVDRGSILLVVYAAFSAGVVAGIWHRVSLPRLAALMLVEAVLLTVMLLATWYGAARLGFGRADRIAIQFAGSKKSLAAGLPMASVLFGAHAALAVLPLMLFHQMQLMVCAVIARRRAQDPLPELTADRVADVSPARQQPAPRAR
- a CDS encoding LysR substrate-binding domain-containing protein, with amino-acid sequence MYDPVQLRTFLTVAQTLSFTQAAGRLGVGQSTVSQHVRRLEEATGRPLFVRDTHSVGLTEDGEALLGFARTILEANERAAAFFAGTRLRGRLRFGASEDFVLTRLPEILEGFRHEHPEVDLELSVELSGTLHERLDAGRLDLVLAKRRGPGDERGRLVWRDRMVWIGADGLRVDPERPVPLIVFPPPGITRARALEVLERDGRAWRIACTSGSLSGLVAAARAGLGVMAHARGLIPPGLVRVGGLPELGPVEFALLRGPRPSAAAEALAAAVLSGADRLSRTSTA
- a CDS encoding AMP-dependent synthetase/ligase — protein: MREITVPPVVTGAPVGGLADIVFQHAREEPDRVVLGRKTDGAWGDVTSRELAAEVLALARGLLAQGVRFGDRVAVMSRTRYEWTLFDFALWAIGAQPVPVYPTSSADQVHWILFDSDCTACVVEDENQAMTVGSVIDRLPHLRRLWQLDAGAVEGLVADGRGVAEDVVHRHRGAVTPDATATVIYTSGTTGRPKGCVLTHANFMYETDTLVSRWESVFQARQGEEPSTLLFLPLAHVFGRMVEVAAVRARVKLGHQPVLAAAELLPDLAAFRPTFVLGVPYVFEKIFAGARRKAEAEGRTGPFDRAVETAVRYAEARERKAFGAGPGPSAALRMEHQLFDRLVYGKVRDAMGGRVRHAMSGGSAMSRRLGLFLDGAGITVFEGYGLTESCAAATANPPGATKYGTVGRPIPGSTVHIADDGEVWLHGSHIFSGYLNDPRATEAVLRGGWLATGDLGRLDADGYLTITGRKKDILVTSNGKSVAPAALEERVRSHPLVSQCVLVGNDRPYIAALLTLDMDGIAHWLSMRGRPQLPAAQLVGDPELTAEVRRAVVAANTLVSQAEAIRTFRVLGEQFTEERGLLTPSLKLKRRAIEKAYAKEVAALYSS
- a CDS encoding ABC transporter substrate-binding protein; translated protein: MLRPIRILAAAAAALALVSACNSASTNGTSPGKPGDAPGNSRGVSADSIKVGGIVSMTSASGYSKKDTDLGAKARYLRANAEGGINGRKIDYLGAEDDGQDPAKNLAAARKLVQQDKVFAVSPMSSVTFSGADFLEQEKVPTFGWGTLPAFCGPRHIYGFNGCLVPTPGGTLNQTWPEGIGQILGGAQGRTVAIIANDSDAGKFGIRTFQQGFTSAGFKVSYAKASVPATAVPSDWSAYVKEILTGNDGKAPDAVVSVMQTPNNIGLFTALKRSGYQGLLSDPTDYDPGLLAKDATKQALDGVHVLLQFQPFESADPKMAQFKADIKAAAGGQDVPLNMHMLTGYMSADLFLSIAQKAGKNLTVESFQAAAQGFSDTGTLVGDRALPKGQKESFGCGALVQLKNGAYEVSVPFKCYEPIPFK